From a single Rutidosis leptorrhynchoides isolate AG116_Rl617_1_P2 chromosome 5, CSIRO_AGI_Rlap_v1, whole genome shotgun sequence genomic region:
- the LOC139849993 gene encoding uncharacterized mitochondrial protein AtMg00810-like, producing the protein MALSPRMFIWLNQPDLSTHNILYMFENCAKRFTGSNKHQGLGNDYKFINVFVQKLNDMFSLKDLGDLHHFLGVEVISTSNGLFLSQHKHIRYILLGYGMHGAKEVSTPMCTAIVLTQSDGNTTAIDASVYCKTIGQLQYLAMTRPDVAFSTNKLSQYMHNPSKIHWHALKDYFDI; encoded by the exons ATGGCTCTCTCTCCGAGGATGTTTATATGGCTCAACCAACCGGATTTATCAACCCACAATATCCTATACATGTTTGAAAATTGCGCAAAGCGCTTTACGGGCTCAAACAAGCACCAAGGGCTTG GGAATGACTACAAGTTTATTAACGTGTTTGTGCAGAAACTAAATGACATGTTTTCTCTCAAAGATTTGGGTGACTTGCATCATTTTCTTGGGGTTGAAGTCATTTCCACATCCAACGGATTGTTTTTATCTCAGCACAAGCACATACGTTACATTCTACTCGGTTATGGCATGCATGGAGCCAAAGAGGTATCAACACCAATGTGTACAGCTATTGTTCTCACACAATCTGATGGAAACACAACGGCTATTGATGCTTCTGTTTATTGCAAAACCATTGGACAATTACAATACTTGGCCATGACTCGTCCCGATGTTGCTTTTTCTACTAACAAGCTCTCTCAATACATGCACAATCCATCTAAGATTCACTGGCATGCACTTAAAGACTACTTCGATATCTAA